The Pseudomonas pergaminensis nucleotide sequence CGGGTTTTTGTAGCAATGCCACAGGTGCACCCACCATGGCAGCGGCTGCTCATGCTCGACTTCGTTGAGGCCGTATTGCACGCGCAGCGCATCGGCTTCCTGGGTGTTCAAGCCTTCGGCGTGGCTGCCCAGGGTACCGAGCAATTGCACGGCACTGCTGTTGGCCGAGACCACCAGGGTGTGCGCCAGGGTCGGCGGTACTTCGCGGCTGACACTGGCGTCGGTCACGGTTTCGAGCATCGCCAGGCGGCGGAAGTGCCGGGCGATGTGCCGGGTCCGCAGGAAGCCGGCGAAGAACTCTTTCAACAGAGTGAAGTTCATGGTGTTACTCCTGCGCGAGGAAACCGTCGTGCAGGTACCGCCGTCTGCACCGCGCCCGTTTCATGGGCACAGTCAGCTTGGCCCGCCTGCCGAAAAAAGGCAGGCGCGTCCGTAGCATCCCGAGGCGAGTCAGGTGCTGGTCAGCGTCGATGAGAGGGATTCGGGCAGGTGCCAGGATTGGCCGCTGCCGGGATGCCGCTTCTCGCTTTTAGTGGCGAGACAACGGCATCGGAAAAATGCGCGTTACCTTGCCAAGCCTGTGCCGGTTACCGAAACCGGCCGACTACTGTCACTCGAACAAGTACCCACTGAGGGTCTCCGCTATTGATGAAAACGCGCGAAGCTTACGCCCCGATGAAAGGAGAGTAAACCGTAGGAAAGTTTCCGTATGGGGAATAAGAAGATTCTTCAGGATGGGTTCAGGAAGGTAGATCCACTTGATCTCGCGGCACCAACGTCGGGAAATCACCCACCTGCCCACCTGTCAGGGCCTTGACCTGAATCGATACGCTGTTCACCTGACGCCCCATCGTGATCCCTTCGCGGGTGCGTACCTGCACATAGCCAAGTTTTGGCCAGAAACGTTCGGCCTTGGCATTGCCGATGACTACCGTCAAACGCAGCCATTGAGCGCCATTGCCCGCCGCCCAAGCCTCAAGATCGGCGTGCAGCCGCTGCGCCAACCCAGTGCCATGCAAGCGTGCATCCACCAGCAACAGCCCGATATGCCAAACACCAACAGCCAGCAAGTCCGCCGCAATGTTCACCACCGCCACCAGCTGGTTTTCCACATCGCGGTAACCCAGCCAATACATCCGACTGCACGCCCACCCCGCGGGCAACTGTCCCTGCAACTCCTCATGCGCTTCGGTCGCAGTGGCGGGTGCGCCGTTGACCGCGATGAAGTAATCCGGCGCCCGCTCAAAAAACCGCTGCAACTCGACCTCATCGCGATCACCCAGCTCAACGACCTGAATGCCCACGACGGAACACGCCGGCAACCCGTGTGAATCAACCTCCATGTCCATCGTCCTCAATCGTCCCGCGTCAGCACTTCCAGCAACTCAATCTCAAAACGCAGGTTGCTGTTGGGCTTGATATGCGCGCCCATCGACCGCTCGCCATAGGCCAGATGCGCCGGCACAAACAGCGTGCGCACACCGCCCACCTGCATGCCCATCAAGCCCAGGTCCCAGCCCTTGATCACACGCCCGGTGCCAATCACACACTGGAACGGCTTGCCGCGCTCCCAAGAGGAATCGAACACCGTGCCATCTTCCAGAGTGCCGGTGTATTGGGTGGTGATCAGCGCGCCCTTGACCACGGCTTTGCCGGTGCCAGGGCGGAGGTCGGTGATTTGGAGTTCTTCGGGGCTCATAGGGCGCTCGTTGACGGTACAAAGGGTGGGGTTTTCCCAGAATTGGGTAGGTTTGGCAAGTGTAGGAAGAGTCGCTGCGATGACATTTCCCTTTATCTCGCAGGACGTTTCCGAGAGAATCCCAACCGCTTGCGCCGCTCAAATCACGTGGCTAGTCTTCGTCGGTCACTGCCAATTCAGTGACTCGGGGTTTGGTAGACCACGAGTGATTAGGCGCTAAGCGCCCCCTTCTGCAAGGCGCTTTTTTTCGGCCCTGCGTTATGGTGGCCGTGCGCAGGGCACCTTCGGGTGCACCGGGTCCTAATCACCGGTCTACCAATCTGCGTACGGTCACCACCCTAAAAGTCGTTTGGTAGCGATCGTGGTGACATTCCAACTTAGATTAGGAGTTGAACCCATGGACAAACCTGTCCCCGCGCCGCCCGCTTCAGAACTGCAATTCTTCACCACCACCCCAGACCTCAGCTTCGAAGACGCCCTGGCCCACGCCAGCAGCGTGTTGCGTTGTGCTGCCGTTGCGGCGCAAACCGCCGGGGATCAACTGGAAGGGACGTCACGCACGTTGGTGCTGTCGGTCATGCACCTGGTGGACATGGCCAGTGTGATGGTGGATCGGTCGCTGGAGTGTATGCAGCCGAGCTAAGTCCGTTCGCATCAAGCAAAACCTTGTGGTGAGCGGGCTTGTCCCGCGCTGGGCTGCGAAGCGGCCCTAAAACAGACTCGTTCTAATCAGGCAGAACGCTTTTTTTGGGGCCGCTTCGCGCCCCAACGCGGGACAAGCCCGCTCACCACAACAAGCCCTGCCCACCACAATAGTTAACTTGCTCCTCACAACCACCGCCAAAACCGACTCCAAAACCCACGCCCCAAATCATCCTTGCACCGCGCATATTGCGCCGCATACATCTGCGAGCGCGCCTGTACCTTGCTAGCCACCGGCGGCAGCCAGGCCTTGGCGGCGTAGGTGCGTTGGCGGTAGCCGCCCCAGCCTTCGTGGTAGTTCAGGTATTGGCCGTAGGCGTCGTATTTGTAGACGCCATTGATGGTGTAGGTCTTGTCCATGTACCAGCCGACAAAATCGATGGCGTCGTCGAAGTCCTGGCGGCTGGCGCCGGTGCGGCCGGTGCTCTTGCGGTAGTCGTTCCACACTTCGTCCTTGGCCTGGGCGTAGCCGGCGGCGGTGGAGACGCGGCCCCAGGGGATGATCCACAGCAGGTATTTGCGGGGGGCCAGGGCGTCCTGGCGGAAGCCGGACTCCTGGTACATGATGGCGAACGGTACCTGGATCGGCACGCCCCAGCGCTTTTGCGTGACTTTGGCGGCGTCGTACCAGTCGTCTTTTTCGCGGAAGATGCCGCACAGGTCATTGGGCGTGCGTGGCGGCGAGGTGCCGCACGCCGCCAACAGGGAGGTGAGTAGTAACAGTCCGACGGCTTTGGCTGCGCTCAAGGGGCACCTTTGCGAGATACGCGTAAAAAAACCGGCATTTTACGCGTTCATTGAGGTGAGTGCCGATGTGTCATCCAGTCGTTTTGATAACGGCGGTGACCTCCAATTCCAGCATTCCGCCACTGGGCAACCCCGCCACGCAGACCGCCGACCGCCGACCGCGCATGCCGGCCCTGCTCGCCAAACACGTCAATCAACACCTGGGAAGCGCCGTCGACCACGTTGGAAAAGCGCTGGAAACCCTCGCCGCCAAACACAAAACCTCGCACAAACAGAATGCGCTCGACGTTCTCTAACCCTACCGCCTGATCCAGCACGCTCAAGGCGCGCAACGCGCAGGTTTGACCGGCCTGTGTCACCCGCGCTGGCGAGGTCTGGTCCGTCACCGGTCCGCTGATCACGCCATCGCCCAGCCGGCACACTTGTCCACTCACATAGGCCACACCCGCATGAATCGTCACTGGCACATAGTCACCCTTGGGTCCTGGCGCCTCGGGAAGTTGCAACCCCAAGGCCGCGACACGCGCGTGGTGACAGACTTGTGGCGCAAGGGATCGAGCCGGATCATGCGCGGGATCGGGACATCGGTGATTGGGGGTGCGCCTGGAGGAACCGACTCGAATGTGGGAGCTGGCTTGCCGGCGATGGTCGTCAACGATGACGCGGAAAGCCAGAACGTATGCGGCGCCTTTACGTTTTTCACCGGTAAGCCGGCGCCTATAGGGTAAGTCGTGCGGCCAGTGCCTTGGCTTGCAGCGCTACATCGGTCACTGCGGTGCTTTCCCACCACATCCCGCGCAACGGCGGGCCCATGGCGAACAGGCGCCGGCTGACATTGCCCTCTGCGTCCAACACCGCGCCCGACGCGTCCGCCGCAATCCCCAACGCCAGAGGCCCCGGCTGGATCAGCCCACGCTTGAGCAATTGCTGCGGCAGCGCACGGGCCACGCGGCGCCAGTCGTATTCGATACCGCTGGAGTTGATCAGCGCTGCGCCCGAGACCTGGGTGATGGCTTGCTCGCCGCGATGACGCAAGCGAATGGTCACGCCTTCAGCCGAAGGTTCCAAGCCCTTGAAGGAGGCTGCCCGGATCCGTAACCGCCCCTCATCATGCAAGCGTGCCACTAACTGCGCGCTCAACGGCGGCGAACGGTGGTGATGGCTTTCCCACCACGGCCGCACATGCCGTACGAACTGGCGTTTCTCGCGCTCGCTGGCCTGGCTCCACAGGCGGCCGATGTGTGCGCGCACGGTGTCCAGCGGCGCTTGCCAATCGATGCCCTGCGTTTGCGCAATAGCGCATTGCCGACGCACTTCGCGCAGCAATTGCCGAGGGCTGCGCAGACGGTGATCCTCGCCGAGAAAATCCACCCAGCTCGGCGGTTGCCGGCGCACATGGGGCAGCAAGCCGTGACGCGAGAAAACCTCGATGGGTCCGCGATGCCCGGCCTGTTCCAGGGAGACCACAGCGTCGACCATCGTCAGCCCCGATCCGATGATCAGCACCGGCGCTTGTGGGTCAATCCCGGTCATCGCCTTGACATCCCACGGGTCCACCGCCGCCGCATTCAGCCCACTGGATTCGGTTTGTGGCGTGCGTGCCGCCGGGAACATGCCGGTGGCCAGTACCGCAAACCCGCCGCGCAGTGGCTGGCCGTTATCGAGGGTCAGCAGCGTCGAGGCTTCCTCCACTTGCAGGTCGACCACTTCGCCGCGCACGTGCTCGACGCTGGATGCAGACTGCGCCTTGGCCTCAGCCAAGCGTTGCTGGGCGTACAAACCAAAAATCCCGCGCGGCGGGAACAATTCGCTGATCGGCACGCGTTGCTGGCCGGACTCCGGCCAGCCGCCGGCGCCGATGTAGTCGGTGAGCCATTGGGTCAGGTCGTCGGCATTGTCCGGGTCGACACTCATGCGCGCCGCATTGCCGTTGAGGGTGTGGCCCAGTTCGACAGCACTGTAGGCCTCTCCGCGCCCCAGTTCCGCGCGCGGCTCGATCACCAGGATCCGGCGTTGGCCGGGCAGGCGCAGCAGTTGCACGGCCAGCATCGTGCCGCTCAGGCCGCCGCCGATGATCAGTACATCAGCGTTGCGGATGGATTCAGTCATGCAGAGTTGCCCTTACTGTTTGCCCAGATAAATGTCATGCAAGTCGCCCCGCGCCAACAGTTCAGCGGCGCTGCCACTCAAGGCCACGCGCCCAGTATCCAATACGTAGCCGTGGGACGCATAGTTCAGCGCAACGTTGATGTTCTGCTCCGCGATCAGGAAGCTCACCTGCTGCTCGCGGTTGAGCTGCGCGATGATCGCGAAAATCTCCTGCACGATCATAGGCGCCAAACCCATGGATGGCTCGTCGAGCAGTACCAAAGTAGGACGGGTCATCAACGCCCGTCCAATGGCGACCATCTGCTGCTCGCCGCCCGAGGTGAGACCAGCGCGGGTGTGGCGCTTGGTCTTGAGCCGTGGGAACCAGGCGTAGATGCGTTCCAGGTCGTGCTCCATCTCCTTGCGGCTCAGGCGCCGGACAAAACCGCCGCTGCGCAGGTTGTCTTCCACGCTCAGTTGGCCGAACACATGGCGACCTTCCAGCACGTGGACCATGCCCTGGCGCACGCGCTGGCTGGGGTCGACGCCGGCCAGGTCGGCACCGGCGTATTCGATCGTGCCCCGGCTGACCTCGGCCCGCTCGGCACGCACCAACCCGGAGATGGCCTTGAGCGTGGTGCTCTTGCCGGCGCCATTGGCACCGAGCAAGGCCACGATCGCGCCCTTGGGTACGCTCAGCGACACCCCGGCCACCGCGAGGATCGCGCCGTCGTAGATCACTTCGATGTCGTTGACGCTCAACAGCGCCTGGCTGGCGGATTCAGCGGCGGGCTGGCTCATGGTTTATTCATCCCCGGTGCAGGTACGCGGCGTCAGGCCTTTTTCCTTGGCGAACGCTGCCGACTTTTCATCGATCAGCGGGCGCAACAGGGCGCGGTCGGCGGCGATCCAGTCGCTGATCAGCGTCCAGTTGGCGCCGTCCCACTGTTGCACCCGCGCCGAGCCGCCACCTTCGTGGTCGCGGCACGACAGCTTGAGGTTCTGCATCAGGCCCAGGTAGCCCATGTCCTTCAAGCGCGCATCATCGATGTTCAGGTGTTCCAGGCCCCAGCGGCCTTCTTCGCCATTGAGCGGGCGCTTGCCGAACTTGGCCTGGCCGGTGCGAATCGCTTCTACCGCCACGGCGGCGTTCACCAGGCCGGAGTTGTAGTAGACGCTGCCGAAGTTCTTCAGGTCCTTGAGGTCACTGTGGCCCTTGTCGAGGACGTACTGCTTGAGGCGTTTGTGGATCTCGAAATCAGCCCCGGCCGGGTATGGCGTGAGGGCCAGGTAGCCCTTGGCGGCAGCTCCGGCGGGCAACACGTCTTCGCTGGAGCTGGCCCAGATATCACCGACGATGTGGTCCACCGGGAAGCCGAAACGCGCAGCGGTCTTCACCGCGACCGGTGTGGACACGCCCCAGGTGCGCAGGAACACCCAGTCCGGGTTGGCCTGGCGCACCTGGCGCCATTGCGCGGACTGTTCGTTGCCGGGGTCAGCCACTGGAATCTGGATGTTTTCAAAGCCGTACTTTTCCGCCAGCAATTTCAGCGGGCCGAGGGTTTCGCGACCATAGGCCGAGTCGTGGTAGACCGTGGCGATTTTCTTGCCCTTGAGTTTGTCGAAGCCGCCTTCGCGCTGGGCGATGTAGTTCACCAGCGTCGACGCCTCGCTATAGAAGGTCAGCATCACCGGAAAGTTGTAGGGGAACACCGTGCCGTCGGTGGCTTCGGTGCGGCCGTAGCCGAGGGTGATCAGCGGGATCTTGTCGACTTCCGCGCGCTCGCTCAGCGCATACGCCGCTGGCGCGCCGTTGGGCTGGTACACCGCAACCGGCGCGCCATCCAGGCCATTCTTGAAGCGCTCATAGCACTCGATGCCCTTCTCCGCCGTCCACTCGGTTTCGCACTCCTGCCACACCAGCTTCACACCATTGATGCCGCCTTCGACCTCGTTGATATAACGCAGGTAGTCGATCATCCCGGCCCACACCTGCACACCGCTGGAGGCGTAGGCGCCCACGCGGTAGGTGGCCAGGGGAATGAATTGCTGGTCCGGCGAGGCCATCGCCTGGGGGACCGCACCGGCCAGGGTTGCCAGCGTAAACGCGGCGCCGATCATGGAACGTTTCAAGGATGCACGCATGGGAATTCTCTTGAGGGAATGTTAGAAACGCAGCGGCCACTGCCGCACACGGTCACGCAGGTTGTGCAACAGGCGAATCAAACCCTCGGGTTCCTTGATCAGGAACACGATGATCAATACGCCAAAGATGATTTTCTGCAGGTTCTGCAACTGCCCCGCATCCACCGAACCGCCGAACAGTGCCTGGCCGGCATGGCTGAGGAAGATCGGCAGCAGGCTGATGAAGGCCGCGCCGACAAAGTTGCCGGCGATGCTGCCCATGCCGCCGATAATGATGATGAACAGGATTTGGAAGGAGCGGTTGATATCGAAGCTGCTGGCGCTGGCCGTGCCCAGGTAGGCAAAGGCCCATAGCGCGCCGGCAATGCCTAGGTAAAACGAGCTGACCGCAAACGCCAGGCGCTTGTAGCGCACCACCGGGATGCCGACTACGGCGGCGGCGGTGTCCATGTCGCGGATCGCCATCCAGTTGCGGCCGACCTGGCTGCGCACCAGGTTGATCGCGGTCCAGGTCAACAGCACCACGGTAACCAGGGTCAGCAGGTAACGGCCCAACGGCGTGTTGAGGTCATGACCGAACAGCGCCAGCTTCGGCGCGGAGATGGTCCCTGACGAACCGTAGTTGTAGAACCAGGGGAACTTGACGAACAGCCACTCCAGGAAAAACTGCGCGGCCAGGGTGGTGACCATCAGGTAGAAGCCCTTGATCCTCGAGCTCGGCAGGCCAAACAGCAGGCCAACCAAGGCGCTGATAATGCCACCACCGAGCAGCGCCACCGGCAACCCCAGCTCCGGCAGGCGCAGCAAAAAACCGTAGGTGGCAAATGCGCCGACGGCCATGAAGCCGGCCGCCCCCACCGAGGTCTGGCCGGTGTAGCCGGTGAGCAGGTTCAGGCCCAGCCCGGCCAGCGACAGCACCAGGAACGGGATCAGGATCGCGTTCAGCCAGTAGTCATTGCCCCACAGCGGCACCACGATAAAGGCCAGCGCCAACAGGCCATTGAGGGCCCAGGGGATGCGCCGCTGAATCAGCAGCAACGGCGCGGTGTCTTGAGCAACGGGAATCGACATGGTTTCAGACTCGCTCGATGGCGCGCTCGCCGAACAGGCCGGCGGGACGGATATACAGGAAGGCCAGGGCCAATACGTAGGCGAACCACGGCGTGATGCCGCCGCCAATCAACGGGCCGATGTACACCTCGGCGAGGTTCTCCGCCGCGCCGACGATCAGCCCGCCGATTATCGCCCCGCCAATCGAGGTAAAGCCGCCGATGATCAACACCGGCAAAGCCTTGAGCACTACCAGCGACAAGGAGAACTGCACGCCCTGGCGCGCGCCCCACAGCAGGCCTGCCACCAGCCCGACGATGCCCGCCACCGCCCAGACGATCTGCCAGATGCGGTTGAGGTTGATGCCGATGGACAGCGCCGCCGTGGTGTCATCCGCCACTGCACGCAGCGACACGCCGATGCGAGTCTTGTTGAACAGCAGCGCCAGCACTGTCACCAGCACCACGGCAGCAGCGGCAGCGATCAGGTCGAACTGGCTGAGCATCAGCGGGCCAACGAACAACGGTACGTCGTCGATGCCCAGGTCGAGGGCGCGCACCTGGGAGCCCATCAAGCCCTGGGCCAGGCCTTCGATAATGAACGACAGGCCCAACGTGGCCATGAACAAGGTGATCTGCGAACGGTTCACCAGCGGCCGCAGCACCAGGCGCTCGATGAGCAAGGCGCCGACGATCATCACGATCACGGTCAGTAGCAGCGCCAGGGCAAACGGCACGCCTTGGTCATGCAGGCTGACAAAGGTCAGCGCCGCAAACAGCAGCATCGAGCCCTGGGCGAAATTGAACACACCACTGGCCTTGTAGATCAGCA carries:
- a CDS encoding DUF6124 family protein, which gives rise to MDKPVPAPPASELQFFTTTPDLSFEDALAHASSVLRCAAVAAQTAGDQLEGTSRTLVLSVMHLVDMASVMVDRSLECMQPS
- a CDS encoding branched-chain amino acid ABC transporter permease, with the translated sequence MTFFFETLLGGLLAGTMYSLVAIGFVLIYKASGVFNFAQGSMLLFAALTFVSLHDQGVPFALALLLTVIVMIVGALLIERLVLRPLVNRSQITLFMATLGLSFIIEGLAQGLMGSQVRALDLGIDDVPLFVGPLMLSQFDLIAAAAAVVLVTVLALLFNKTRIGVSLRAVADDTTAALSIGINLNRIWQIVWAVAGIVGLVAGLLWGARQGVQFSLSLVVLKALPVLIIGGFTSIGGAIIGGLIVGAAENLAEVYIGPLIGGGITPWFAYVLALAFLYIRPAGLFGERAIERV
- a CDS encoding branched-chain amino acid ABC transporter permease, whose protein sequence is MSIPVAQDTAPLLLIQRRIPWALNGLLALAFIVVPLWGNDYWLNAILIPFLVLSLAGLGLNLLTGYTGQTSVGAAGFMAVGAFATYGFLLRLPELGLPVALLGGGIISALVGLLFGLPSSRIKGFYLMVTTLAAQFFLEWLFVKFPWFYNYGSSGTISAPKLALFGHDLNTPLGRYLLTLVTVVLLTWTAINLVRSQVGRNWMAIRDMDTAAAVVGIPVVRYKRLAFAVSSFYLGIAGALWAFAYLGTASASSFDINRSFQILFIIIIGGMGSIAGNFVGAAFISLLPIFLSHAGQALFGGSVDAGQLQNLQKIIFGVLIIVFLIKEPEGLIRLLHNLRDRVRQWPLRF
- a CDS encoding RidA family protein codes for the protein MPVTIHAGVAYVSGQVCRLGDGVISGPVTDQTSPARVTQAGQTCALRALSVLDQAVGLENVERILFVRGFVFGGEGFQRFSNVVDGASQVLIDVFGEQGRHARSAVGGLRGGVAQWRNAGIGGHRRYQNDWMTHRHSPQ
- a CDS encoding FKBP-type peptidyl-prolyl cis-trans isomerase, which translates into the protein MSPEELQITDLRPGTGKAVVKGALITTQYTGTLEDGTVFDSSWERGKPFQCVIGTGRVIKGWDLGLMGMQVGGVRTLFVPAHLAYGERSMGAHIKPNSNLRFEIELLEVLTRDD
- a CDS encoding GNAT family N-acetyltransferase, with protein sequence MEVDSHGLPACSVVGIQVVELGDRDEVELQRFFERAPDYFIAVNGAPATATEAHEELQGQLPAGWACSRMYWLGYRDVENQLVAVVNIAADLLAVGVWHIGLLLVDARLHGTGLAQRLHADLEAWAAGNGAQWLRLTVVIGNAKAERFWPKLGYVQVRTREGITMGRQVNSVSIQVKALTGGQVGDFPTLVPRDQVDLPS
- a CDS encoding FAD/NAD(P)-binding protein, which codes for MTESIRNADVLIIGGGLSGTMLAVQLLRLPGQRRILVIEPRAELGRGEAYSAVELGHTLNGNAARMSVDPDNADDLTQWLTDYIGAGGWPESGQQRVPISELFPPRGIFGLYAQQRLAEAKAQSASSVEHVRGEVVDLQVEEASTLLTLDNGQPLRGGFAVLATGMFPAARTPQTESSGLNAAAVDPWDVKAMTGIDPQAPVLIIGSGLTMVDAVVSLEQAGHRGPIEVFSRHGLLPHVRRQPPSWVDFLGEDHRLRSPRQLLREVRRQCAIAQTQGIDWQAPLDTVRAHIGRLWSQASEREKRQFVRHVRPWWESHHHRSPPLSAQLVARLHDEGRLRIRAASFKGLEPSAEGVTIRLRHRGEQAITQVSGAALINSSGIEYDWRRVARALPQQLLKRGLIQPGPLALGIAADASGAVLDAEGNVSRRLFAMGPPLRGMWWESTAVTDVALQAKALAARLTL
- a CDS encoding ABC transporter substrate-binding protein; this translates as MRASLKRSMIGAAFTLATLAGAVPQAMASPDQQFIPLATYRVGAYASSGVQVWAGMIDYLRYINEVEGGINGVKLVWQECETEWTAEKGIECYERFKNGLDGAPVAVYQPNGAPAAYALSERAEVDKIPLITLGYGRTEATDGTVFPYNFPVMLTFYSEASTLVNYIAQREGGFDKLKGKKIATVYHDSAYGRETLGPLKLLAEKYGFENIQIPVADPGNEQSAQWRQVRQANPDWVFLRTWGVSTPVAVKTAARFGFPVDHIVGDIWASSSEDVLPAGAAAKGYLALTPYPAGADFEIHKRLKQYVLDKGHSDLKDLKNFGSVYYNSGLVNAAVAVEAIRTGQAKFGKRPLNGEEGRWGLEHLNIDDARLKDMGYLGLMQNLKLSCRDHEGGGSARVQQWDGANWTLISDWIAADRALLRPLIDEKSAAFAKEKGLTPRTCTGDE
- a CDS encoding transglycosylase SLT domain-containing protein, which translates into the protein MSAAKAVGLLLLTSLLAACGTSPPRTPNDLCGIFREKDDWYDAAKVTQKRWGVPIQVPFAIMYQESGFRQDALAPRKYLLWIIPWGRVSTAAGYAQAKDEVWNDYRKSTGRTGASRQDFDDAIDFVGWYMDKTYTINGVYKYDAYGQYLNYHEGWGGYRQRTYAAKAWLPPVASKVQARSQMYAAQYARCKDDLGRGFWSRFWRWL
- a CDS encoding ABC transporter ATP-binding protein, with amino-acid sequence MSQPAAESASQALLSVNDIEVIYDGAILAVAGVSLSVPKGAIVALLGANGAGKSTTLKAISGLVRAERAEVSRGTIEYAGADLAGVDPSQRVRQGMVHVLEGRHVFGQLSVEDNLRSGGFVRRLSRKEMEHDLERIYAWFPRLKTKRHTRAGLTSGGEQQMVAIGRALMTRPTLVLLDEPSMGLAPMIVQEIFAIIAQLNREQQVSFLIAEQNINVALNYASHGYVLDTGRVALSGSAAELLARGDLHDIYLGKQ